The nucleotide sequence GCCCGATAGCAGCGCACGGCCGCCTCGCTGTCGCCCGACAGCAGGGGGTTGTGGATCAGGCTTCGGCCGTCGGCCAGTGCAGCGACAGCCACGGCGCGGATCGTGTGCGACTTCGACGCCGGGATCAGAACGCTGCCGCGCAGTCGCGACCTTCTCGAAACAAGCTGCATCGTCACCTCTCTGTCTGGAAGTTGCCTTAAGCGAATCGCCGCGCCAGTATACCGTGAGCCATCGACCCGTCAAGGCCTCGGGCCGTTCAGAAGGGTCTTGACAGGCACGCAAGCGGCTCGGACAATCCGCATGTGGTCCCTCGCGAGCCGCCCTTGGGAGGGGCCGAACGACTCGAAGGCCCTGCGACGGTCTGTGTGGGGCGCCGACATTCTGGGAGGACGACGTCATGTGCGAATCGTGTGCAGCGGGCGGTCTCGACCGCCGTGAGTTTCTGGTCGCCGGCGGGGTCCTCGGGGCCGGCGGACTGCTGTCGATGGCGATGGCCGGCCAGCCGGGCGCGGCCATTCCGGCTCCTTTGGCGAGGCGACCCAAGACGCCGGCCAAGGTCCTCGTCGCCTTCCTCTACCCGCCGGCCGACGTGGTCAACGAGGGCCGGATGGAGGATTCCTGGCGGACGCACAACTGGTTCACCTGGCCGGGCAATCAGTTCGAGCCCCAGCGGCAGGAGCGGAAGTTCACCGAGAAGATCCGCGAAATGGCCGAGCGGATCGGGGTCGCCGTTGAGTTCGCGCCGCAGGCGATCTACCAGGAAGCAAAGGTCGCCGCCTTCATCGAACGCGCCAAGTCGGCCCGGCCCGACGCCGTCCTGATCGTCAACTTCTGGAACACCTTTTCCAAGTGGTCGTTTCAGATGGCGACCGAATCGGCTCCCACGGCGATCGTCTACCACTCCGTTGGTTCGAACCATCAATTGCCGCCGGATTACCTGCGCAACGCCGAAGGCCTCTACTACATCCACTCCATCGAGAACTGGGACGAGATCGAGCGGGGCCTCCGCGCGGTCCATGCGAAGAAGATGCTCGCGCAGAGTCGGCTGCTGCGTGTCTCGGGCAACGTGCCCTCGCCGGCGCGGGCGCACGAGCCCCGGCTGGACGTCGAGATCGTCGGGGCGCCGGCCGATGAGTTCAACGCGATCTTCGACGCCGTGACCGCCGACGAGGCGCTCGTGCGCGAGGCGATGGAGATCAAGCGACGGGCCACGCGCGTCGTGGATGTCACGGACGAGTACTTCGTCGAGGCGATGCGGGCCCACCGCGCCGTCGGGCGGATCATGGACCGCTACGGCGCCGACGCGATCACGATCGAGTGCCTGTTCCTCAAGCACCGCAAGCCGTGCATCAGCTTCGCGATCCACAACGGCAATCTCACCCCCTGCGGCTGCGAGAACCACCTCGACGGCACGCTGACGCTGATGCTCGGCCGCTGGCTGCTCGAACGCGCGGGTTTCCTGCACAACCCCGAATACGACACGAGCGAGAACCGCTACTTTGGCGCCCACTGCACGTGCGCGTGGAAGCTACACGGCCCCGAGGGGCCGTCGCAGGACTACTGGGTCCGGCCGTTCTTCCATCAACTGCCTAAGACGGCTGCGCTCGACGTCCAGTGGACGCCCGACGAGCCGGTGATCCTGGCAAAATACCTCACCGGCCAGGACACGCTGTGCTGCTGGACCGGCCGGGTCGTCGAATCGCCGACCTCGCCGCCGACCGGCGGCTGCGCGACGCGCGTCCTGATGGACGTCGATGGACTCGACGATGTCTGCAAAATGTACCACGGCCCGCACCCGATCCTGTTCTGCGCCGGCCGCAGCGAGGCGCGGCGGATGAAGGCCTTCGCGAAAATGCATCGTCTGACGCTGCTGGGCAACGTCTGACGCTGGGTCACAGGCGTTCGGTTAATCCAGCGGCTTGATGCGGATGTTGCGGAATTCCAGATAATCGCCGTGGCCGCAGAATCCGATGTGGCCGGTCTTGTTCTTCAGCCCCGGATGGTCGCGCCCGTCGATCGTCTTCGGTGTGCTGGCCTCCTCGATGTTCGCGTCGACGATGGTCGTGCCGTTCAGGTTAATCGTGATGTGCGGACCCTTGGCGATTACTTCCTGGGTGTTCCATTCGCCGACCGGCTTCTGATGGCCGCGCCGGGCCGGGACCACGCCGTAGATCGAGCCGTGATACTGGTACGGCTGGAGATTGGCGTATTTCGGTGCGGTGTCATCCAGAATCTGGAGTTCCATACCCGCGTAGGCCGGGTCGCCCGACAGCGGGGTGCGAATCCCCAGCCCGTTGTTGGCGCCGGCCGTCAGCTTGAACTCGAAGCGGAAGATGAAGTCGCCGTACTGCTGGGCCGTGTACACGTTGCCCCCGGCCTTGGCCGGGTCGCAGATCATCCTGCCGTCCTGGGCGTAGTAGCCGGTGGTATTGCCGGTCCAGCCGGTCATGTCGCGGCCGTTGAACAGCGGCTCGAAACCCGCCAGCCGCTCTTCGGCAGTCAGGATTTCACGGATATAGATATTCCTGAAATAGAGAAAGTTGCCGTGGTTCTGCAGCTCGATCTGGCCGGTGGGGTAGATCGGCTTGCTGCGGTCCCAGTGATTCTCCAGGACGACGTTGTCCACGACCAGTTCGTCGTTCAGGTAGACGGTGACCTTCTCGCCGACCATGATGATGCGAAAGGTGTTCCACTGCCCGACGGGTTTGTCGGCCGCCTTCGAGGGCTTGCTCGGGTTCTTCTGGTTGTTGTACAGGCCGCCCGAGCCGACCTGGGCGCCGACGGACTTGAGGGCGGTGTCCCAGATCTGGACCTGGGGCGAGCCGCGCAGGTAGATGCCGCTGTCGCCGCCTTTCTCGATCTTCCAATCGACGAGCATCTCGAAGTCGGCATAATCCTTGGCGGTGCAGAGGCTGCGGCCCTTGCCGTCGAACGTCAGGACGCCATCGACCACCTTCCAGTGAGCCCGCATGTTCGCGTCGGCCTCTGCCTGCAACTCGGCGAGCTGCTCCGGCTCCAGTGGCGCGCGCCGGTCGGGGTTGTCGTACGGGCCCTTGAGCAGGCCCTTCCAGCCGGTGAGGTCCTTGCCGTTGAACAGGGCGGTGAAGCCTTCCGGCGGCTGATTCAGCGTCTGGGCCTGGGCGGCGACGGCCATCGCCAACAGCGAAACGGCGGCCAGAACGGCGGCCCGATGGAACGTCTTGCTTCTCATCGCGATTCTTCCTTTCCGATGTGTGACGTGCCCCACGGCGGCCCGGACCCATGCCGCACCGACGCCGCGGGTGCACAGATACCTATGCCGACGAGTCTATGCCCATCTCGGCATCGCGTCAAGTCCTCAGGGTGGCCGTCGAATTCGGCCCGGTGCACTCGATCCGCCGGCGTTGGACGGGGCGGCGTCCGGTCCGCGTCGGCTGTCTGGGCGTCGGCGACGGGGGAAATTGGCTTTGTTTCGCACGAAGACTCCTCGGCCGCCGTCTCGGCCGGCTCCGGGTTGGGTGTCTCGGCCGGCAGGGTGATCGTCCGCAGGCGACGGACCTTCTCCAATTCGCCCACCGTGCGGTACAGGCTGTGCTCGATCCGCCGCTCGTACATGCCCAGCCGGTCGAGAACGCGGTAGTTGGTGAAGTCCTTGATCGTCACGCGGCCCAGGGCCGTGTCGCGCGGGTCGGGGCCGTCCTTCGCTCCGCTGTAGTCCGACGCCCGGATGCTCCTGGTCAGGGGGCGGTCGTCTTTGGCGAGCAGCGTGTCGAAGACCTCGGCCTGGAGCCGGTCGGCCCGCCGTAGCCGCCAGGCCAGACCGACGATCCGCTCGGCCAGGATCGCCTCCATCGCTCCGGCCGGATGGAGTTCCGCCAGCAGCATCGCGCGATACGACTCGAACTGACCGGGGTCCTCGCCGCTGATCACCGTCTTTTCCGCCAGCAGACCGTGCCGCACCGCATTCTGGGCCACCACCGCCTTGCCCGCCTCCGTCCGCGGCCCCGTCGATTTCTGCGCGTTCAACCGATTCGCCCGCACCTGCGCTTCCGTAGCCATACCCAACCCTCCACATCTATGATTTACCATCTACCATTTACGATTCACTATTTCGTTCTATGACCATATTACTAACACGCTTCTGTTTCCGTCAACAGAAAAAGAGCAGGAATTTTCCTGTCGGCCGAGGTGGGCGTAACATGTTGTGATATAACAACATGCGAGACTCGGAGTGGATGGTGTTTACCCGGCGTTGCCCTCGGCGGCGCGTCCGGCTATGATGGTGCTATGGTAGGGCGAAGACATCGTTTCGGCGTTGCGGCAGCGGGAGGCGGGGCTGTGCGGGCGGTATCGCAGGAACGGGGACAGCCACGAATGGCATGACTTGTGGTGGATGAAATGGAGCATGGGGCGAACACGATCCGGCTTTCATGGGCAGTTCGCGCACTGGCGATCGGCGGAATCTATCTGCTTGCGGGCATATCCCAGGGCCCGGATGCGGATTCAAGAACTGGTTCGGAAAGCAAAGGCGAGACGTGCAGGCGATTCGTGTACGAGAACAAACCGCCCCTGATGCGGGATAGACAGATGCCGAACATGGCAGACAGAGGGGCGATACGAGGCGGGCCAAAGAAGATATCCAAAACGGGGTACGTCCCAGGCGAGTACCTCACTGCGATGCTTGGAAAGGGACAATCAGATGCACAGACTTGGCAAGTACTTCCTCTCATTAGCAGGCGAGTATCGAGTAGCCTCCGAGTTACTCAGACGCGGACTGAATGCGACGGTGACGTTCGGGAACGCAAAATCAGCCGACGTCGTTGCCTATGGCAGAAACCGCCGTGCCACCGTGATCGAAGTGAAGACCTCGCAACAGAAGAATTTTGTCACGGGTTTCTACAACAAGTATAGGTTGCCGGAGCAAGAACACCCGGACTTCTGGGTGATGGTGCAGATGACGCGAGATTCTGACGGCGAGCACACGGAGCGGTTCTTCGTCCTGGCGCATATGGAACTTGCCTCTATCCAAGCCGAGCGCAACCGGGCCTATCATATCAAACGCGGTGACATCAAACCCAGCGAGGCACTGTCTTGGGAACGCCATTATGAACTCTCCCAAAATGGGGTGGATAACGTCCTCTTGACCGACGTGGAAGCCGTTGAGGATCAGTGGGACAAGATCGTGACATTCTGCGATCAAAGAGACATCTGTTAGCCGTATCAATTCAGGTCGGCCAGTTCCTGAGGGACAGACCCCTATTTTGATGGGTACAGAGCAAACGAATCGGGCCCTCATTTCGCCCTGTATTCCGCGAGGACCTCCTCGGCGGAGATGGTGTCGGCCGTGCCGGAGCGATAGGCGCGAAGGCGGGCGGCGATTTCTTTGCGCCAGAGATTGTCGATGGCCTCGTCCGGCTTGTCGAGGCTGGTGAGGAGTTGATCGACCAGGGCGGCTCTCTGCACCGGGGGCAGCGCCAGAGCCTCTTTGAGCAAGTCTTTCGATTCAGACTTCATTGCACGTCTCCGAATACACCACTTGACGACCAAGCCGATTGTACCCTGCCGTGGCCGACTCGGCAAGAGGCGAGGGCTGAATCGTTGCTGGGGTCGGGGTTTCTACTTCAAAGCGGCGGGTTCGAAGACGTTGACTTTCTGGATGGAGCCGTCGGGGTTGAATCGCATGGGAGAGAGGCAGGTTTCACGTTTGTAGCCGGAGCCGTCCGGGATGGCGAACCGGTGGTAGGCGATGAACCATACGTCCTGGCCGGGGACCTGGACGACGGAATGGTGGCCGGCCCCCTGGACGATGCCTTCGCCTTTGAGGATCGGGTTCTCGTCGGCCTTCTCGAACGGTCCCATCGGCGAATCGGAGGTGCCGTAGGCGACGCTGTAGCGCGGATCGCGCGTGTCGTACTCCGACCACATCAGATAATACGTCCCCTTGCGTTTGATCACGAAGGCCCCTTCATTGTAGCCGGGCGGCGTGATGCGTCGAACGCCTTCGGGGTCGAAGGAGATCATGTCCTCGTTGAGCTTGACGACGTAGCAGTTGCCCTGGCCCCAATAGAGGTAGGCCGAGCCGTCGTTATCGACGAAGACCATCGGGTCGATGGCCTGGCCGCGCCATCGGCCGCGCGGCACGAGCGGCTCGCCCAGCGGGTCGATGAACGGGCCGTGGGGCG is from Anaerobaca lacustris and encodes:
- a CDS encoding 3-keto-disaccharide hydrolase, with product MRSKTFHRAAVLAAVSLLAMAVAAQAQTLNQPPEGFTALFNGKDLTGWKGLLKGPYDNPDRRAPLEPEQLAELQAEADANMRAHWKVVDGVLTFDGKGRSLCTAKDYADFEMLVDWKIEKGGDSGIYLRGSPQVQIWDTALKSVGAQVGSGGLYNNQKNPSKPSKAADKPVGQWNTFRIIMVGEKVTVYLNDELVVDNVVLENHWDRSKPIYPTGQIELQNHGNFLYFRNIYIREILTAEERLAGFEPLFNGRDMTGWTGNTTGYYAQDGRMICDPAKAGGNVYTAQQYGDFIFRFEFKLTAGANNGLGIRTPLSGDPAYAGMELQILDDTAPKYANLQPYQYHGSIYGVVPARRGHQKPVGEWNTQEVIAKGPHITINLNGTTIVDANIEEASTPKTIDGRDHPGLKNKTGHIGFCGHGDYLEFRNIRIKPLD
- a CDS encoding addiction module protein, producing MKSESKDLLKEALALPPVQRAALVDQLLTSLDKPDEAIDNLWRKEIAARLRAYRSGTADTISAEEVLAEYRAK